The genomic segment CCAGGTAGCGCTCGAGCAGGCCGATGATGGATTCATATTCGGGAATCTGCGCCGCATAGAAGCTTCTGACGTAAGCCGGGCCGTCCGACATTTCGGGCTCGACGAGGCTCGCGCTTGGAGAGGCGAGCGCTGCCTTTCCGATTTGCAGTTCCGCGCCGATGGCCTCCTGGACCTCTTTCAGCTTCTTGTCGCGCTTGACCGCTTCCTCGGCGCGCAAGGCGGCGAGATTCTTGACCTCCGCGTTGCCCTGGAGGTCGGTGTTCTCGAGCAGCCCTTGTTGAAACCGGCTGAAATTGTAGACGGCGCTGATCACCTCGATCGCGGAGGGTGGCCGTTCGCCGGGCTTTCGTTCGGCAACGCTGTCGGCAAGCGCCGAGGTGCTGATGAATGCCAGGATGATTGCGGCGACAACTCGCATCGATCTTCAATGACCAACGCCGTGCGAAAGTTCCCTGAACCATTACGATCCGGTAAGCGGGTTGCGACGCAGGAGTTCCGTCCCCACGTCTTTTATATGAAACAGTCTGACATCTTCAGAGACAATGCCGACAATTGTCTTCAGCTTGCCGAGCGTGCCGACGGACAGCCCGCCCATAAGCGCTATTCGCGCATGGCCGACGCCTGGACGGCGCTGGCCAACGAGCAGGATTGGCTCGATGGCGAAATTTCGCCCGTCCCGGCTCATGCAGCCCCAAAGCGGAACGGGTGAGCTCGGCCTCACGAACCTGCATGTGAGACCGCTCACGGAAGGCACGCAACTGATTTGGGATCATCCGGGGAACGTCGATCGCGGCGATTTCCAGTTGCAGAAGGAGGTTTGGCGATGGCTCCACGTCTGGCTCTTCTTTCCCTCATTCTCGCCTTTGGCGTCTCCGTCGCCTTCGCGACGGTGACGACGGTGCGACAGGTGCATCTCGAGAACGCATCTGCCGTTCACGCCGCGCGCAGCTGATTGCAGCAGCGGAACATTCGCGGCCGTAATGCGTAAGCGCTCCGACACATCAGGAGAAGCGAGAACGCATCATGGCCCATTCCGACCAAGGCATCGTCAAGGACAAGCGTGGGGAGGTGCAGCCACGCGACAAGGAACGTGCGCAATCCGTGCACAAGACGGATCCGAAAGGCTCGCCTTCGCGTGAAGCGACGCGCGATCCCAAGCTGAACGACAACAGCAAGACGCCAGGTTCCGGCGCCATGCCGGACGGCTCGAGCGACGCCACAGGCTAGCTCTCACCAGGAACGAATTCGCGCGGGAAGAGTCGACGGATTGCTTCCGGCAGTCATGCCCCCGGTGCGCCGGAAGCATCTCCAAGGACGGCCCTGGCACCCACCGTGCCGGGGTCGTTTGCTTGTGGAAGAGGCTTATGTGCGTCAGCCGCCGCCGCTCTCCGGATCCCCCTGAGTATGTCCGTCAGGCCCGCGGCCGAACACGCCGAAGCTGCTTGACTTCACGCCGGCAGCGGCATCGACGCCCACAGCGGCCAGTCCGAACTTGAGGAGTTCGCGGACGGCTGCCGCCCGCGTCGGCATGCGGTGTTTGAACCGGAAATCGTCGACGGCGGCCAACTCTTCCGGCGAGAGCATGACCTGAAGGCGCTCGGCGCGAAGGTCGTTCATGGCGATCACGCAAATTGAGTAGGTTGAGTAGTTTACTCAACGAACCAACTTGATGAGAGTTCCGCGAAAGCCGATAAAGCCTCCAAATGAGTAGGAAAACAAAATAAAATCAATGATTTAGAAACGCGCCACGCCGTAAGGCATTGTTCCCGGAAGGGAGAGAGACCATGGCGGACGAAGTCAGGTTGCCTCGCAAGCTGTCCGAAGAGCCCGCGGCGCCCGGGCCGGTGCGGCCAAGCCAGCAGAAGATCATCGATGAGGTCGAGCGCTGGGCCAACAGCCCGGGCCTCCAGCCGCCGCAATCGCAGCCCTCGACGGGGGCGAAAGCGAACTAGGGCTTCGCGTAGCGAGAGCCCGTTGCCGACGGCGAATGGCCTGATCGGCGCGATGTGTGGGAGACAATGCGAAGCTTGCGCCTGAGCCACCACGCCGACACGGAAACGATGGCCCAGACCGTCAGCGCGAAGATGAAAGCGAATACGGCGCTTGCCTCGATGATGGCATAGAAGATGGCGGCGAACGCGGCGAGGCCGATGCTGCCGAGTGCGGCGCCTGTGGCATCGAGCGCCGCCGCCTTCTGCCCGCGACGGCGCCCGCTCAAGCCGGCCTTCTCCTTGGCGTGACGCTCGTGGCTTTCGATCAGTGTCGCGCTGGCGCAGAAGACGGCCGGAAGAGCAAGAAAGAGCCCGCCGACGGCTGTGCCGAACTTCGAGCCGATAACGCCCGCGAGCACCGTGGCACCGCCGCCGAGCAGGAAGCGAATGGCGTACTCGTAC from the Bradyrhizobium sp. WBAH42 genome contains:
- a CDS encoding DUF3147 family protein, which encodes MLVKLSTSALKQTRWYEYAIRFLLGGGATVLAGVIGSKFGTAVGGLFLALPAVFCASATLIESHERHAKEKAGLSGRRRGQKAAALDATGAALGSIGLAAFAAIFYAIIEASAVFAFIFALTVWAIVSVSAWWLRRKLRIVSHTSRRSGHSPSATGSRYAKP
- a CDS encoding DUF4142 domain-containing protein; this translates as MRVVAAIILAFISTSALADSVAERKPGERPPSAIEVISAVYNFSRFQQGLLENTDLQGNAEVKNLAALRAEEAVKRDKKLKEVQEAIGAELQIGKAALASPSASLVEPEMSDGPAYVRSFYAAQIPEYESIIGLLERYLVAPDNAALAAFAREQLPLLRAQVRDAERTMADK